One genomic window of Stigmatopora nigra isolate UIUO_SnigA chromosome 13, RoL_Snig_1.1, whole genome shotgun sequence includes the following:
- the lrrc9 gene encoding leucine-rich repeat-containing protein 9, with protein sequence MQSTSGKKSAVRNVRKSWRDEEVVRELCMANGLSYDDLAERGPNTTSLEVILSGFPRMVGISYFPNLCHLKILGQGIKRIEGLESCPLLQELWVVECKLTKISGLQLCLQLKKLYLYDNRIGEIKNLKLNVNIEVLWLSNNYITSIQGLNTLQNLQELNLANNNIQRIGDGLVNNVNLHTLNLSGNKICSFKELTRLTCLSHLRDLALCDFTATPNPVCRLCNYATHMLYHFPSLMFLDTYDVSNSQVTEVAESTVMKKMMFYNMRSRTARRNLTETLLRLLKKKNASLESPLESIRSLNYTLKNVERALSKKTLDDPYDTLDDGFSSKSDSPDPVSEQMLKKIEVLQQRLAVSTRRLQEIENWHQHNVSQATQMMEDTVHFMSTELHSVGNIRLEEGSTTDPWFTSCRDLLLSRFSLSDYMSLGITGIRVNRVVRIHNSGLRIRFKDKLQSLLSRDGSANTVTNYKRLLEHLFYIGEPDQNGDSVLNIMEEGFKSAREYKALGKEAAVPLTNSLIVSEQPRIDYLLQSTGKGGYDRRKYEIPFRSGRVIVSKVFLGNSLPVREGELVHRRTYPRASSVYRNVYNKHLDGMPANIPKGRQWFVFDNDLVLPEYLICFEYLTEGCQQPTSLDDSTQALDLPTFDTSLDIEAINMEPVLDPPPKLVKLNATTILNASSAHMFCEITVLNLHSSGLSRIKEISSIRGLRRLTLCFNELTSLSEIAHMANMEYLDASFNQIVSLEGLKGLKQLGHLDVSWNKLTNASEDANVLKLHTPALKILETRHNPWKKPEDVRMTVLSLVTTLAKLDNIAVTKEEVADAVCKTTRTVVNQDILIVCSHTNIERPRNLSLVSTTELLSKLYQPVMDLNRGLEPDWHAKITSLNLDNQNIYQMSNLDGLVNLRWASFNNNNICEVEGLDRCIHLEELSLNNNNIGTIDGLSRLQNLNKLSMDGNQLSSLNASVLEQLQNLTFLSVENNLITSLQGINKCRELLEIYAGNNHISVSRDIYYLKALENLIILDLYGNPLSENFKNYRIYMVYHVPSLKALDGNAVDATECENAKAMFGGRLTPDLVAEKLGHSNYASITYLTLQSCAIRTVDLSPIDLFFNLSTINLDHNNLTCFSGIIHLPNVKVLYLNHNRIESIMPRQKTFLTNRQLLHNKVHSSGYGQQTLCKGSRLLAPTIILEPLMSSLEILHLSNNGISNMANLELSRLTNLKVLFLQGNEITQVEGLEGLHQLKELVLDRNRIRGLYENSFISQGSLMELHLTENRIRELNHLYPLVDLRKLFLGMNKLQEISELDKLEVLPSLTELSVIGNPVARNSLHRPTVMRNLPKLQVLDGITVTLEERTRAEITDTTQCDECCGASGLESNLPGLTTYMPVRGMTMTGIQNLIHGHEAIPNNKEEPQNQHTPKFPSKKPTEKNPPNADTSSRQTRKAKNNLVPPCPTPHVK encoded by the exons ATGCAGTCAACTTCTGGGAAAAAATCTGCGGTACGCAATGTTAGAAAGTCATGGCGTGATGAGGAGGTGGTTAGAGAACTG TGCATGGCTAATGGACTCTCCTATGATGACCTCGCTGAAAGGGGGCCCAATACCACCTCATTGGAGGTCATCTTGAGTGGTTTCCCCCGCATGGTTGGCATTTCCTACTTCCCAAATCTCTGCCATCTTAAAATCTTGGGCCAGGGTATTAAACGAATCGAGGGTTTGGAAAGTTGTCCCTTGCTCCAAGAGCTCTGGGTCGTCGAATGTAAGCTGACA AAAATATCTGGACTGCAGCTTTGTCTTCAGCTAAAGAAGCTTTACTTGTACGATAATAGAATAGGGGAAATAAAGAATTTAAAATTGAACGTCAACATAGAAGTCCTGTGGCTCAGCAATAACTACATAACATCGATACAG GGCTTGAACACTCTTCAAAACTTGCAAGAACTAAACCTTGCTAATAATAACATTCAGAGAATTG GGGACGGCCTTGTTAACAATGTGAACCTTCACACTCTGAATCTTTCCGGCAACAAGATCTGCTCCTTTAAG GAGCTGACCCGACTGACGTGCCTGTCCCACCTGAGAGATCTGGCGCTGTGTGACTTTACCGCCACCCCAAACCCAGTGTGTCGGTTATGCAATTATGCCACGCACATGCTGTACCATTTCCCCTCGCTCATGTTCCTCGACACCTACGATGTGTCCAACTCGCAAGTCACTGAAGTAGCCGAG TCCACTGTAATGAAGAAGATGATGTTTTACAACATGCGTTCACGCACTGCTCGGAGAAATCTCACAGAAACTCTGCTGCGActtctcaagaaaaaaaacgcctCCTTGGAGTCACCTTTAGAAAGTATTCGGTCACTCAATTACACCTTAAAAAAT GTTGAACGTGCTCTTTCCAAGAAGACTTTAGACGATCCTTACGATACTTTGGATGATGGTTTTAGCAGCAAAAGTGACAGCCCTGACCCCGTTTCAGAGCAAATGCTGAAAAAGATTGAAGTACTACAACAGAGATTGGCTGTTTCCACTAGGAGGCTGCAGGA AATTGAAAACTGGCATCAGCATAACGTGTCACAAGCAACACAAATGATGGAGGACACTGTGCACTTTATGTCCACGGAGCTACACAGTGTTGGAAATATTCGTCTGGAGGAAGGGAGCACCACAGACCCATG GTTCACTTCCTGTCGGGATCTGCTGCTCTCTCGCTTTTCTCTGTCAGACTACATGAGTCTCGGCATCACTGGGATTCGGGTCAACAGAGTGGTCCGAATCCACAACAGCGGGCTGAGAATTCGCTTTAAGGACAAACTTCAATCCCTGCTGTCAAGGGATGGTTCGGCTAACACGGTGAC GAATTACAAGCGGCTACTTGAGCATTTATTCTACATTGGTGAACCAGACCAAAATGGTGATAGCGTGTTAAACATCATGGAGGAAGGCTTCAAATCTGCAAGAGAATACAAG GCACTTGGAAAAGAAGCAGCAGTGCCCTTAACCAACAGCCTGATTGTGAGTGAACAGCCAAGAATTGATTATTTACTACAGAGTACTGGAAAAGGGGGTTACGAcagaagaaaatatgaaatccCTTTCAGATCTG GCAGAGTTATCGTGTCCAAAGTGTTTCTGGGCAACAGCCTTCCTGTCAGAGAGGGAGAATTGGTGCACAGAAGAACTTATCCTCGAGCTTCCTCCGTATACCGCAATGTGTACAACAAGCATTTAG ATGGAATGCCAGCTAACATTCCCAAAGGAAGACAGTGGTTCGTCTTTGACAATGATCTCGTCTTGCCCGAGTACTTGATATGTTTTGAATATCTCACTGAG GGCTGCCAACAGCCGACATCACTAGATGACAGTACTCAAGCCCTGGACCTTCCAACTTTTGACACTTCTCTGGACATTGAAGCTATCAACATGGAGCCTGTTCTGGATCCGCCGCCCAAGTTGGTTAAATTGAATGCGACAACAATCCTAAATGCATCCAGTGCACACATGTTCTGTGAAATCACT GTGCTGAACCTTCACAGCAGCGGTCTGAGCAGGATCAAGGAGATTTCTTCCATTAGGGGTCTCCGTCGTCTCACCCTATGCTTCAATGAGCTCACCAGCCTCAGCGAAATTGCTCACATG GCCAATATGGAGTATTTAGATGCCAGCTTTAACCAGATTGTGAGCCTTGAAGGTCTGAAGGGGTTAAAACAATTGGGACATCTCGATGTTAGCTGGAATAAGTTGACCAATGCCAGTGAAGATGCCAATgtgctaaaactacacacaccaGCCCTGAAAATACTGGAAACTCGACACAACCCATGGAAGAAG CCAGAGGATGTCAGAATGACCGTACTAAGCTTGGTGACAACACTTGCAAAACTGGACAACATAGCAGTTACAAAAGAAGAAGTTGCAGATGCTGTTTGCAAGACAACGAGAACCGTTGTCAACCAG GATATTCTCATTGTTTGCTCCCATACCAACATCGAGCGTCCCCGAAATCTCAGCCTGGTGTCCACAACTGAACTACTGTCTAAATTATATCAGCCAGTCATGGACCTAAATCGAGGGCTGGAGCCAGATTGGCATGCAAAG ATCACATCTCTAAACCTTGACAACCAGAATATTTATCAGATGAGCAATCTAGATGGCCTGGTCAACCTGCGTTGGgcttcatttaataataataatatctgTGAAGTGGAAGGGTTAGACCGCTGCATTCATCTGGAAGAGCTCTccctaaataacaacaacatcgGCACAATTGACG GCCTCTCAAGGCTACAGAATTTGAATAAACTCAGCATGGATGGAAATCAGCTGTCCAGCCTTAATGCTTCTGTCCTCGAGCAGCTACAAAATTTAACCTTTCTGTCTGTGGAAAACAACCTCATCACTTCCCTGCAAGGCATCAACAAATGCCGTGAGCTTTTGGAGATCTACGCTGGCAACAATCATATTTCTGTCTCTAGGGATATCTACTATCTCAAG GCATTGGAAAATCTCATCATCTTGGATCTCTATGGCAATCCGTTATCAGAAAACTTCAAGAACTATCGCATTTATATGGTATACCATGTTCCTTCTCTAAAGGCCTTGGATGGAAATGCAGTG GATGCCACTGAATGTGAAAATGCAAAAGCTATGTTTGGAGGACGACTTACACCAGACCTGGTGGCTGAGAAATTGGGCCATTCAAACTACGCCAGCATCACCTACCTCACTCTGCAATCCTGTGCGATCAG gACTGTGGACCTGTCCCCAATAGACCTGTTCTTCAACCTTAGCACTATCAACTTGGATCACAACAACCTTACCTGCTTCTCAGGCATCATCCACCTTCCTAATGTCAAA GTCCTGTATTTAAACCACAACCGCATAGAGTCCATCATGCCGAGGCAGAAGACATTTTTAACAAACAGACAGCTGCTTCACAACAAAGTGCACTCCAGTGGCTATGGACAACAGACCTTATGTAAAGGGAGCAG GCTCCTGGCACCAACCATCATCCTGGAGCCTCTGATGAGCAGCCTGGAAATACTGCATTTGAGTAACAATGGCATCTCCAACATGGCCAATCTGGAACTCAGCAGGCTAACCAATCTTAAAGTACTCTTCCTTCAAG GGAACGAGATCACCCAAGTCGAAGGTTTAGAGGGTCTCCATCAGCTCAAAGAGCTGGTGTTGGACAGGAACCGGATCCGAGGCCTGTACGAAAACTCTTTCATTTCCCAGGGCTCCTTGATGGAACTCCACCTTACAGAAAATCGCATCCGTGAGCTCAACCATCTCTACCCTCTCGTTGACCTACGCAAACTTTTCCTCGGCATGAACAAGCTTCAG GAGATCTCAGAGCTTGATAAACTTGAAGTTCTTCCATCGCTGACGGAACTGTCTGTCATTGGCAATCCG GTGGCTCGCAACTCTCTACACAGACCTACAGTGATGCGCAACCTGCCAAAGTTGCAAGTCTTGGATGGCATAACAGTTAC